The following DNA comes from Poecilia reticulata strain Guanapo linkage group LG5, Guppy_female_1.0+MT, whole genome shotgun sequence.
taaatcaGAATCTCACTGATAAAATCTGTACTGCTCCTTTGCTTTTCTTCAAGATTGTTTACCATCTTCCTATGCTGAAACATAATTCACAAATCAAATGGAAGGGaaagtttctgtctctttaagattACAATGGCTTCACTGTCGCTCCCCAGAGGTCAGTGGCCTTCCTTAGGCTCCCTGCCAACTGCCATGTTACTGTCAACCATTTGCAGAAATGCCAGCGAAGCCATTAGTCTGGAGCCTTTTCACAGTCAACAAACTGGACTGCGTGACCAGAACATCAATGCAGAGGCACAAAGAGTCTGGCCTTATAAAGCTACAAACTACTCCTCTTTCTTTATGTCCCACCATGTGTTGTTGGTCACTGCAGCTGTGatctgtcctcctcctctgttaGCTCTCTGCCTGCAGGTCAGTCTGAACCTGGATAACATGTGGATACACCACGtcattttacaaacacatttgaGCTGACATGTACGTCTTTCAGTACTGTTGAGGTTGAGTCTGCCCATCTGTGAAGCATAACATCTATATTACATCAGCATCTCCCCATGTGTTCAGaatgtttgtgtctttgtgtaCAGCAGCCTCTGGTGGCTGGAAGAGGGAATTACACTTAATTAAACGTGTTTACAAAAGAAGACTGTCAGAAAGACATTATTGTTGGTCTTATCCAGGGCTGTGGAAAGTATCCTCTGACTGTATTTGTGATTCTTGGAAAATCATATGTACAGAAAtccaaatgtaataaaatatctcATAGgttttgtgggggttttttcaatatgtttatATGTTACATAAAAGCTCTTAAAGTAATTATGAATCCCAGTGCTATGAAACTTATAAACATTATTGTAGAACATCATTGAGCAATTTTGTAGTACAAAACATCTAATatgttcagtgttttcttttctttttggtccATTATCTCTTCACGTATACGCTATAATTTGTGATTTGTATTTCAATTATTAATTGCATTACTGCCTTGCAGTTTACACAAgtcctttaataaaaaaagaacaagaattATCAAttacttgaaatgtaaaaacatttcaaataattaaaagcaagaaaaaatgaATGTGTTACAAGAAACACCAGAGAAGCTTTTCCTCGCCGCTATAGAAAATTTATGATTTTCCCACTTTACCAATCTATTTCTAAATggaaatttacaaaatcaaaatgttcacATCTGTACTCTatgaaaaatggtaaaaatgattGGCTAAGTAATTTCGCTCTAAGGTTCAGAACATCCTGATGTGATGGTGTGTgcgggggtgtgcgtgcgtgtgtgtgtgtgtgtgcatgtgtgtgtgcattgtcGTTGATGGTGGTGGTGTGGGGGATCATGTGACACCTTTCCACCAAGCTGTGTGAGGAGAAAGGATTCGCTTGTAGtgacatatttatttgcataaagcGGTAAAACCTGGGTTTGACCTCTTTTAGCATCAGCTCTGCTCCTCCAGCTTCACCTTGCAAAAAGAGATTTAGGTAATTACCAGCTTAGAGTTTGTCAATATGGCTTATAAAAACTTGGCTCAAGTATTTATCTGGAATTATTTAGTTTACTGgttatattattttctttgtgccTTCCATCACTTGTGAAGCTTTGTGGTTTTCTGAATGAGTGTAAACGCCTCACCACACCCTCTTTCCAAAGTTCCCGGCCAAATGTTGCCTAACCAATAAGATGCTGCTGTCAGGCAGACCTACTTTACACTGACCATACTCAACCTGACCTGTTCTTTGAAGAATGGCAATTGCTGTCTACAAGTGGGTTCATCTtctggaggagttgcagagttttaaaatgtgtctatttgtaaaatctaaaagttcacatttataaataattaaaaataatcttgtgGCACGCATTGAAGACATTTGCAGGACAATGACCTCGATGATGTCACACTTTCAGCCTCTCGTAATCCTTCTTTCTGTTCTTGCCATCCGTACATGCGCAGAGTCACTCCAGGGCAGAGAATCTCTAAAATTTTCTTGAACCAATTGAGATGATGTGTTAAAAGTTCTTTGCTCAGCTCTTAATTTCTTCCAAGTTAGttaaagtttttaagttttacacattttcagagttattttcaaatatttagtaGTTTGGTCAGAGGAAGATTTCTAAAAGGAATAATTTCTGCAAAGCAATAGACTGGGTCCTTCATTGTCACTTATTGTTTTCTCGAGATTTAGGATTTGCGGAGAAGCTGCAGCCttattttggggaaaaagtacatttcttcTACTAACAAACAACTCTACATGACAAACAACTCAGGTCCCTCCTCCTGAGACTGCCTTGGTTTCTCCTGTTGACGTGTTTCTTGCAGAGCAGATGGCTTTACACATAAATCCTATTAGCAACTTTCTGCTGATGGAGACATCACACTGAGTTCAGGGTTTTCTCATTCTTTGGTTATCAATGTGAGAAGCTTGCTTTTACTACTTTCTATTAATTGAAAAAGAGTCAACAGTGCATCCTAATTTGGAGAGCAAGCCATGTCTGCAGAAAAGGTAAGAAATAGGCTTGAATGTCTTagatttttttgcatatatattttcaaagtgCCAACTTTTTGCAACTGGAAAAAATGGtcacacaaaagacaaaagaaattggcctttgtttagatttttatgttgattaGACTTCAAAGTCATTTCGGAAACAGAATTGTTGCATCTTCTACTTATATCTGTGAtaacaattttgtttacttatGCTAACATATGAGTTAAACCAGTGAATTAATACATTGTGCTAAAGGTAAGAAAGTTTAACATTGCTATAAATTATCCCTGTTGACAGAAATGGCTCACTCTAGAACTGGACCATTTAAATGGCTTAATTGTGAAtgtgaaaaagtcattttaatcaaGCGTCATTTTGACATTATATGTGAGTACTACTGAACATGCAAAGCAAAAACCAGCTAAAGTCATTTTATTCATCCAGTACTGCAGAATTATTAAATTAGAGTAAATTAGAGTTTAATAAGTGTTGATATCTCAAGTGTCTTATATTTATGCAAGTCTTGAAACACTTTTATAGGtgtttcaattacatttttgttaaatacatAATATTTGATCAAAGATTTAACTATTAGATTTTAAGTTGTATGTTTAATTTGAACTGGACATATTGCCTTGATTTTGCCATGTGAGTTTTCAACTTCTAGGAAACAACAACTCATTACAATATGGTTGTCACATTGGAGCACACTTCACATCAATCTGAGTTTGTATTTTCTGCAGACACAAATAGTCTCCATGGATGCAGGATCTGAACCTAATAGGATTACCCCCTGTGTTTCCGCCAACTGCAATCACACTGACCTTACTCCTTGGTTACACTGTGACATCTTGTACGAGTCATTTGGTGCAAAGCTAAaggaaaaactgggttatataTTCATCGATGTGACTTCTGGGGAACATTATCCCTTGTACAAATGATTGCATAGGAAGAAACATTTCATCAAAAATGTCAAAGCATCATTTGAGCCTTGTGTTGTGACAGTAGCTTAATTTGGAAGCCATGAAAATACAAGAATgtggatttttcaaaagaaaatatcgaCCTACCCACataaatattgatattgttGTAAATACACTATGATAATCTGCAACAAATGAGaaagtttgaataaattaaataaaaatatgtttaggtAACATGTTGTCTCCAGACACTTTTACATCTTACAATGTAGACAATACAGCAGGTGCATGTTTTACTGCAAACCTGAGTTTGTGTATTAAATCAgacataacaataaaacagtaaatatgtATTAGCGAATCACCTCAATGGGtctactttatatttttctaagTATAAGTGGGAAATGAGGCAGGAAACTAGGTTTTTCTAAGCCAAAACCTAGTTTCCTAGGTTTTGGCTTGTATATAGTGTTGTTACACTATATTATTAGAAATAGTAATAAATTACTCAATGCTAGAAAGAAGTTTCAGCATCTAATGCTGGATATCGTTACTGATATTAAATAAACCAAGAATGAGATGCTTATTCATCCAAACTCAACAAATGTTACTCATATAAATTAGGCAATTTGTcttaattttgcttttatgcTCCTCCCCTTGCTCTCTCCATTCGTCTGACTTTTTAACGGTGAGTTTTAAATACCCtggcaaatatttattttttgagacCTAAAATGTAATTGCATCTCAGCTCAAATGTCATTACCTACAAACCCACACATCTAACTAAGATTTATCAGCAGAAAtgcaaagaaaccaaaaaagaagaaagaacagACCAACGGTAGCTCTGAAGCCAAACTCAACGGAAGTGAAGCCAAACCTAAGAAAACTAAGACAAAGAAGAGTGAAGATGCAGCAGAAGATGATGCCTCCACCACACAAAGTGAGAATTATTTCAGCTATTTCTACGAAAGTGAttaaaaattggaaaatatgttttctgggGCAGATCTGACAACTCATAAACTTTATAGgtggaaaaaaagtaaagaaaaagaaaccagaaaaagataaagaagAACCTGAGAAGGCTAAAGAGAAAGAGCcaaaaaagaaagccaaaagtggtccaaaaaagaagaaatgtgagTCAATACACTGGACACTGCAGTTAGTTCGAATGGTGGAAACAGGACAGAGGGAGATCTTTCATTAGCCTTGTAGAATTACTGCTCAAGTCATATTTTGGCCAAATTAAGATCATATTGATTTTCTTACATTGCTACATCACCATGCCTAATTGCCTATCAGAACACTTATTACAAAAATCcatattttctccatattttatttatgttctttcttgttttctgagAACATTAAAATGGAACTATAAGGATGTTATGAAGCTTATAATTTTTAAGATAgtgtgaaatgtatttaaacctCACACTTTATGTGTTACTGtcaataaatgttgaaaatacaTGTATCAAGCTAAGAGTTAAataataattgcttttttttccagcctcAGACactgaagaggaggatgaggaggaggaggataccccccaaaagaaaacaaagaaaaaaacaacaaaggagaGTTCTCCATCTGCAAGTAATACCAAGgagaaaaaatctaaaactaaaggtactataaaatgtaaagacattaaaattttCACATATATTTTAGTTGTGTCGGCTATTTAGCAATATTAGGTCATTGTAAATTATTAGAAGCACAAAAACTACTAGTAGTaatgtaatatgacaaaaacataacatcCATGATCATATTTATAGGATGTTTATAGGATATTTAAAATGGTAGCCTTGATATGTTCTTAAATGCCAGCAATAATCTAATATATGatattattcttttattctaagctataaaaaataatatgttgGGCCCGAGCCTCAGTGGTTAGAGTGGTTTGTTCATTGTGAGGTTGGcattagatattttttcaaGTTACCTGAGGTGTGAATATGAGTGCACTGTTCTCTAATAATAAGCAAACACACTCTTATACGACTCCCTATTTCAGACACACATCTATTACCACTTCTAATCACAGCTTAACCAGAGAGaaaactggagaaaacccaGAATCTTCTAGCTGTTAGTCAACACTGCTAAATTTTACAACTCAGAGCAGTCCAAGTCATTAAAGTGCTTAAAACAACAGTTAGGTGACCAGACTGTAGGTAAGCGGAttggattattttattgtgtaatgGTGAGTGAGTGGAAATGCTGCCTTGACAGCAGGAGCAACAGAGTGTAAAGGTGCAGATTAAACTAGAGATAAGAAATggaaattctaaataaaataaggaagattttaaaattgtgttgCTTATCTTGAAGGCTGAAATAATAGCCTCATCTTTTTTAAGAATGCTATGATCAACCAAAAGTGATGGTTGTTAGCCAAgaacatacaaacaaaaaaactgttaaataaacaTAGTTGataagtaataaaatgtaaataaatgtgcacTCACTGTAACTTTATGGAGATATCCtcctaccagtagttcatttttgtcctctctagaggacatttctaaacttgaatatttcCCACCCcttgcattctactgaattaattccttttggtatctcgagaggacatttagggcttttcaatgataccacatgtgaaggggtgggacttttctacgtacctttttctaattcataaaaatggtgtttatcagtaataacacattttatgggaagagacaaagtaagtgtataaaaccttttattaacTTACAAAGaatgtgggattttaaaaaaatggtgattggacaattttttttttcttggtagtcaggaggatatatTTCTAAGACACAGTTGGACTCTTTTACCCtcaaaacagctttatttcttTGCGTTTTAGATTCAATAAGGTCTCAGAAACATTCCCCGGATTTTGGTTCAAACTTTCTCAATGTTGCTCGTAATATCAGagataacttttatttttcctgagtCTGTCCAAATGTTGGCATTTGTGTGATTTATAGCTGTTCTTAGGTGCCAAGAGTAGGACTAGTGTGGCcttttgctgctgcagcttgcttcaaggtttgtgtgtttggagATGCAAATCTGCATACCTTTGTTGTAATGAGGTGGTTTTTGAACTGCTGTTGCCTTTCTGTCATTATGAGGCCTTTTTGTCAACGTAACAGATgctcactggatattttctctgtttttggcCATTCTCTCTAACTTTGAGAAGATGGAATGCAAAAACCCCAGGAGACCAGCAGTTTTATGAAGCACTCAGATTAGCCCATCTGAACACCAATAACAGCAACATGTTCAAAGCCACTTAGCCCTTGTTTCTTTCCCATTATGACTCTCAATTTGAGCTTCAACAATTCTTCTTCACTACATGTAGATGCCGAAATGCCCAAAGTTGCTGCTATTTGAGAAACTGATTTGGGATTTGTGTTAACGAATAAATGAATATGTAGCAAATGCTTTCCTCTGCATCTTAAAGTATTCCAAAGAAGATTTTtgaagtacaaaataaaactgtagatttaaaaaaaaatgcatctcttatttttaaatgtttgttcttcttctagaaattatttaaattaactcgctttttcattttgtacatTAAAACTTTCTCCTATCAATCTTTAAAGTTTCAGCACGAAACATGTTGGATCATTCTGAACAGAATATTGTCTCTTAAAGAAGCACTGTCATGATGCTCTTAAGAGAAAACAATACCTGTTTTTATACTTGTGTTTTGTGTATCTTGTTTATAGGGCAAGTGATTATAATATAATCAGGGGCAATACAGACTCACCTCTTTCACAAAAAGGGAGAAAATTCAAATATCACAATCATCATTACGCAGCTTTGGCTCGGTTAGTATCCACTGCTCTAGTACAACCCCTAGGCATAtgacataagaattttaaaagaaattgtgtgaaaagatttcatttcttattAAGCTAAAATCTCTCATTTATTTACTATCAATCTAAGGGCTTTCAGTCCTGAAGTGTCCTAAAGTTTGTTACTATCAACGTCACACAGACAAAACACGTCTTTAAGAAGTCATTTGTTAGCAGGGCCAAGTGTTGGGGCATGTTCTATCAGTTTCATTATCGTGGAACTGGTTTTGGGAGCAAGTGTTAACAGGACTGTGGGTGTAATGGAGGTTTTGAAGACGCAGGTCTTATGGCACCAATTTGAGCGGGGAGTTTTGAATTCTTCACACAAGCCTTGCATTCTGAGACTCAGTCAGTCGCTTGTGTTTTTGGAATCTACACATAAGAAAAACGACTTCCTCATGTAACAAGAGGCCATTAAATCTGCTTTCTAAACAATTtccccataaaaaaaacatgcatttgacATCTAAATATGGTCAAATAGTTGTTAAGCCTTAATTCTTTCCGCATTCCTAAAATTCTTGAATATGACAAAACagcttgcagcagcagcaaaagcagATGTCAAACTAAATGCATGCAAAATCAAGACTTTATGCTGAAAATTACTGTTGTTGTTCCACATCTGTCCCACCCTCAATACGTTATAATTTGACTTTGGAGGGTTTGGCACTAACTCAACAACATTTTCCTATCCCTCTGTCTTTTAATGTTTGgttatttcaaaatgtgttattgttaCTGGTTTTTATTCCAATGACTATTTTCCTATCGATTTCATGGGtaaatagttttctttctaCTGTTTTCCTATTTGCAGAGGACAAAGATTGTGATGGCAAagataaaaagtcaaaatcaaaggacaaggagaagaagaaagaaccTGCATCAATGTTTATGATAAACGGGGACAAATCAtctaaaagcaaaaagaaaggtAATTcaatacttaatattttattaattttcctTACTGTACTAATTCTAAAaccataacacatttttttctaatgtttaatattttgtgtagcTGCATACACAGATAAAACACACTGTCTgacataaaatctgattaactTTATGTAAACAACTGGTTTTAGTTATATATTATACTAACTGCTTCTTCTTTGGAGTAAAGAGCACAATCTTAgcaaagacatttgtttttataagtgCATGAAATTCAACTAAGATCTGTGTTTACCAAACAGCTGCCAAATCAGAGAGTGATGACAGTGAAGAAGAGACAAAGTCAAGcaaatcaaaaaagaaatctaCTGCTGGTTCAGCATCTATGTTTCAGACAACAGCAGataaggaaaaagacaaaaagacaaagaaaaaaggcaatttaGCTTCACATCTCTTCCACTGTTTGGGTTTGTCAATCTGTCTAATAAATGTGTCTTCTCTTATAGCAAAGGTAGAAGAGAGTGATGAATCTGAatcagagaaagaagaaaagtcaaagaagaaaaagggtaaaggaaagaagaagaaggtagcttaaattctaaaaaaaaaattctccaaaaaaagaaatgcttattttaattatgttataGTTGTAAAGCAGCACAACGAACATTTAGAGTTAGTAATgcagtaaaatgtaataaatccTTGTCCCATAATCAGGAGAGAGCTCCGTCACCTGAGATTGAGTTTGACGACTTGGAGACGTTTGTGATGGAGCCAGCTCCACAGGGTGTGACGGTGAAATGCAGAGTGACGCGGGACCAGAGGGGAGTGGATAAGAGCCTCTATCCTCTGTATTATCTTCATCTAGACAATGAGAAAAAGGTCAGGAAACATCCTTTAATAAATTGGGGGAAATGTGTTGATTggtcaataaattagaaatcatttatttttggacaaaaaactatttctgtACAGCTGAGGATGAATTGCTGAGTgaatacaaagtaaaataaaatattttttaatgtctaaAATGTTGACTACCGTAATCtcctgaagtaaaaaaaaaagtataataacTGACATTCAGGTGCTTAGAAGAATCACGTGAGGTGCACTGATAAATCGGTTTGATTTTTCTAAGTTTGGGAGATCAGGTGAGTATGATCTCCCTGATCTCCCTGATCTCCCAGATAAGATTATCCTCTAATCTTATCTCCCTCTGCAAAGGTTTGACAGCCACTATTCCCTTCTGCTCTGCAGGAAGATGGCTGACTGACCAACTCAGCCTCCAGGTCACGTCTGCATCTGCTAggttaacaatagtcactccactgttgccaatttaaaaactgtgttGTGATATTTAGtatattttctgacaaaaaaaaaaataagccagGTTCTTAAAGATCATTGTTTGGCCATTTGCACCCTTATTGTCTACAAATGATAAAACCAGGGCCTAACGTAGTTACAAAGTTGGAAATCATTTTACCAGAAAATGACCTGCATTAGCCTGCTCCCTTTTTATGTTCCTGTCTAATTCTggtcacagagagagaaaagcaacGTGCCTTATAGACAGATTATTTACATTGCCAACAgagaaaaccaaaaccaaatgTCAGTTAGCAT
Coding sequences within:
- the LOC103464704 gene encoding tubby-related protein 1 encodes the protein MSAEKKPKKKKEQTNGSSEAKLNGSEAKPKKTKTKKSEDAAEDDASTTQSGKKVKKKKPEKDKEEPEKAKEKEPKKKAKSGPKKKKSSDTEEEDEEEEDTPQKKTKKKTTKESSPSASNTKEKKSKTKEDKDCDGKDKKSKSKDKEKKKEPASMFMINGDKSSKSKKKAAKSESDDSEEETKSSKSKKKSTAGSASMFQTTADKEKDKKTKKKAKVEESDESESEKEEKSKKKKGKGKKKKERAPSPEIEFDDLETFVMEPAPQGVTVKCRVTRDQRGVDKSLYPLYYLHLDNEKKTFLLAGRKRKKSATSNYLISIDATDLSRGGENFVGKLRSNLMGTKFTVFDNALNPERALPDMSNARQELAGIIYETNVLGMKGPRRMTVIIPGMSKDNERVPLRPRNECDGLLVRYQNRRMENLIELHNKTPVWNEETASHVLNFNGRVTQASVKNFQIVHNKDLDYIVMQFGRIADDIFTLDYNYPMCAVQAFAIALSSFDGKIACE